In Podarcis muralis chromosome 14, rPodMur119.hap1.1, whole genome shotgun sequence, one genomic interval encodes:
- the RFX7 gene encoding DNA-binding protein RFX7 isoform X1: MADEPQQHQPPPTQQQQQPPPPEAPGGVVPVATAAPSLPALVPGLQGTEASALQHKIKNSICKTVQSKVDCILQEVEKFTDLQKLYLYLQLPSGPSNGEKSDQLSVSSSRAQQMHAFSWIRNTLEEHPETSLPKQEVYDEYKSYCDNLGYHPLSAADFGKIMKNVFPNMKARRLGTRGKSKYCYSGLRKKAFVQMPTLPNLDFHKTADGLEGAESSGHLQSADEEVVSAACQLVCQWAQKVLSQPFDSVLDLARYLVKSHYIGTKSMAALTVMAGAPAGIKGIPQPSAFVPTAESNSFQPQVKTLPSPVDAKQQLQRKIQKKQQEQKLQSPLPGESPAKKVEGTTSNGVTSLSNGSPAILSPQPIGIVVAAVPSPITVPRTRQLVTSPSPVGSADGKVLPLNVQVVTQHMQSVKQSPKTPQNVPASPVGDRSARHRYPQILPKPANTSALTIRSPTTVLFTSSPIKTVVPAQHMNVVKMTTISLAPSSSSAGSTPVKHTPSVVSGSGAADELRTVPQIQNGSVVSLQSPGPKAGGSGGAAAGGLAPSASSVEVKMEPEAALEEAVLRCQENSDASKVAKVAPSTSVGQQRKGEAELWKGQAEEVRGEGKCVQGCDQRAEEAGRKSLAQPTESRPVPTLEISPGTITPSIAMQTFSGTSIPVPPSGDKVCAKSPRKRLPSAFTDSQGPPVKKLSVGQVSAASTEAPKAGGVKKVQQRVVAVAKSEGAAALVQVPGKVTIKVHSAVPSSLVTSCPLDADLVLDSSDPTLGQQLADSSSDIKVKLEGNVFVLESSSQPSDGFSPNIWQHLAKSSDFAPLNCEQQPLQEDVGVMALAEHAGGSEALPKSVWEPVHFEGLQQAAAYGQQVQSQGPEPSLEQQLQAQAPSQLALQPELKEFEDAASQSNENFFSFDDDLTQDSIVEELVLMEEQMSMNSSHLYGSSLGMALQSQGAAQGAPLSSHASSAHFYHPIHNSGTPVHTPTPTPTPTPTPTPTPTSELIAGSQGVSRESPCSRMAQTTPVDSALGSSRHTPIGTPHSNCSSSVPPSPVECRNPFAFTPISSSMAYHDASIVSSSPVKPMQRPMATHPDKTKLEWMNAGYSGVSNPPVSSHGILPSYQELVEDRFRKPHAFAVPGQSYQSQPRHHDAHFGRVTPVSPISSAGSKQEGFAVPAPLDGKGAGSSHNSSFRCRSVSPAVHRQRNLSGNTACPAGNVLRSSTTTAATAAPFGSPVTPEVHNTFSAVHADASASSLAQRSQSVPLTVMMQTAFPPPQKQANSKKITNVLLNKLDSDNDDAVRGLGINNMPSNYTARMNLTQILETSSSTFPSANGQNVLSPSPSVFEFQTPSYLTKSSSADHIPFAPGDSQAQSEPLEEEEEQQQQQLDFSSTVKDFLGEGSLQSSQQLANQVASDLSNVASVFSNDIRLASELSGSINDLNTLDANLLFDPAHQQGQDDEATLEELKNDPLFQQICNESINSMTSAGFDWMESKDHPAVEMLG; the protein is encoded by the exons GAGCTATTGTGACAATCTTGGATACCATCCGTTAAGTGCTGCTGACTTTGGGAAGATCATGAAGAATGTCTTCCCCAACATGAAGGCTCGCCGTCTAGGCACAAGAGGAAAATCAAA gtaTTGCTATAGTGGACTTCGGAAGAAAGCTTTTGTGCAGATGCCGACACTCCCCAACCTTGACTTCCACAAAACTGCCGATGGG ctgGAAGGGGCAGAGTCCTCTGGGCACCTGCAGAGTGCCGACGAAGAGGTGGTGTCAGCTGCCTGCCAGCTGGTCTGCCAGTGGGCCCAGAAAGTGCTGAGCCAGCCCTTTGATTCCGTCTTGGATCTGGCCCGCTACCTGGTCAAAAGCCACTACATAGGCACTAAATCAATGGCAGCTTTAACTGTGATGGCTGGTGCCCCGGCAG GAATCAAAGGGATCCCCCAGCCTTCGGCTTTTGTCCCAACCGCGGAGAGCAATTCCTTCCAGCCCCAGGTGAAGACTCTGCCCTCCCCAGTTGatgcaaagcagcagctgcagcggaagatccagaagaagcagcaggaacagAAGCTGCAGTCGCCTTTGCCAGGAGAGTCCCCGGCCAAGAAGGTGGAGGGCACCACCAGCAATGGGGTCACCAGCCTTTCCAATGGGAGCCCAGCCATCTTGTCTCCTCAGCCCATTGGCATTGTCGTGGCTGCTGTTCCCAGCCCTATAACG GTGCCGAGGACCCGGCAGTTGGTGACGTCGCCTAGTCCTGTGGGTTCAGCCGATGGCAAAGTTCTCCCGCTCAACGTCCAAGTGGTCACCCAGCATATGCAGTCGGTCAAGCAGTCACCAAAGACCCCCCAGAATGTTCCCGCCAGCCCTGTGGGTGATCGTTCTGCCAGGCACCGCTACCCTCAGATCCTGCCCAAGCCTGCCAACACCAGTGCCCTCACCATCCGATCCCCAACGACAGTGCTGTTCACAAGCAGCCCCATCAAGACCGTTGTCCCGGCTCAGCACATGAACGTGGTGAAAATGACCACCATCTCCCTCGCTCCGAGCAGTAGCAGCGCCGGCAGCACGCCGGTCAAGCACACGCCTTCAGTTGTCAGCGGTTCCGGAGCAGCCGATGAGCTGAGGACTGTCCCCCAGATTCAGAATGGGTCCGTCGTTTCGCTTCAGTCTCCAGGGCCCAAAGCTGGTGGCagcggaggagcagcagcaggaggcttggCTCCCTCTGCGTCTTCAGTTGAGGTCAAAATGGAGCCAGAGGCAGCTCTGGAGGAAGCAGTGCTGCGGTGCCAAGAGAACTCAGACGCCTCTAAAGTTGCAAAGGTGGCTCCGAGCACCTCAGTTGGGCAGCAGAGGAAAGGTGAAGCAGAACTGTGGAAAGGTCAAGCCGAGGAGGTCCGCGGAGAAGGGAAATGTGTCCAGGGCTGTGACCAGAGAGCCGAGGAAGCAGGAAGGAAAAGCCTTGCTCAGCCCACTGAATCCCGCCCCGTTCCCACATTGGAGATCAGTCCTGGCACAATCACTCCCTCGATTGCTATGCAGACCTTCTCTGGCACCAGCATCCCTGTGCCTCCCAGTGGTGACAAAGTGTGTGCTAAAAGCCCAAGGAAGCGGCTGCCATCTGCCTTTACAGACTCCCAAGGCCCCCCAGTCAAGAAGCTCTCTGTGGGGCAGGTCTCTGCAGCCAGCACAGAAGCCCCAAAAGCGGGAGGTGTGAAGAAAGTGCAGCAGAGAGTGGTGGCTGTGGCCAAGAGCGAAGGGGCTGCAGCACTTGTGCAGGTGCCTGGCAAGGTGACCATCAAAGTCCATTCTGCGGTGCCCAGCAGCTTAGTGACCTCTTGCCCCCTGGACGCCGACCTTGTTCTTGACTCCAGCGATCCCACATTAGGGCAGCAGCTGGCAGACTCCTCTTCAGACATCAAagtgaagttggaagggaacgTGTTTGTCTTAGAAAGCAGTTCTCAGCCCAGTGACGGCTTTAGCCCCAACATATGGCAGCATCTTGCAAAGAGCTCCGACTTTGCCCCCCTGAACTGCGAGCAGCAGCCGCTGCAGGAGGACGTCGGTGTTATGGCTCTTGCGGAACACGCTGGCGGCTCGGAGGCCTTGCCGAAGTCTGTCTGGGAGCCAGTGCACTTCGAAGGGCTCCAGCAGGCAGCTGCCTACGGCCAGCAGGTGCAGAGCCAGGGGCCAGAgccctctctggagcagcagctgcaagCGCAGGCGCCAAGCCAGTTAGCTTTGCAGCCAGAGCTCAAGGAGTTTGAGGATGCCGCCTCGCAGTCCAACGAGAACTTCTTCTCCTTTGACGACGACCTGACCCAGGACAGCATCGTGGAGGAGCTGGTGCTCATGGAGGAGCAGATGTCCATGAACAGCTCTCACCTGTACGGGAGCTCCCTGGGCATGGCCCTCCAGAGCCAGGGGGCGGCCCagggggcacccctgtcctcTCACGCGAGCAGCGCCCACTTCTACCACCCGATCCACAACAGCGGCACCCCTGTCCACACCCCAACTCCCACGCCCACCCCGACACCTACTCCCACGCCCACTCCGACGTCCGAACTCATTGCGGGATCGCAGGGCGTGTCGCGAGAGAGCCCCTGCTCCAGGATGGCGCAGACAACGCCCGTCGACAGTGCCCTGGGGAGCAGCCGGCACACGCCCATCGGCACGCCCCATTCCAACTGCAGCAGCAGCGTCCCGCCGAGCCCCGTGGAATGCAGGAACCCCTTTGCCTTCacgcccatcagctccagcatggCCTACCATGACGCTAGCATCGTCTCCAGCAGCCCCGTCAAGCCCATGCAGCGGCCCATGGCCACGCACCCCGACAAAACCAAGCTGGAGTGGATGAACGCCGGGTACAGCGGAGTGAGCAACCCGCCCGTCTCCAGCCATGGGATCCTCCCGAGCTACCAGGAGCTGGTGGAAGACCGCTTCAGGAAGCCCCACGCCTTTGCCGTCCCCGGCCAGTCCTACCAGTCTCAGCCGCGGCACCACGACGCCCATTTTGGCCGCGTGACTCCCGTCTCTCCCATCAGCAGCGCCGGCAGCAAGCAGGAGGGCTTCGCTGTGCCTGCGCCCCTCGACGGCAAAGGGGCGGGTTCCTCCCACAACAGCAGCTTCAGGTGCCGGAGCGTCAGCCCTGCCGTCCACCGCCAGCGCAATCTCAGTGGGAACACCGCTTGCCCTGCTGGCAATGTGCTGCGCTCCAGCACGACGACGGCCGCGACCGCAGCGCCCTTCGGCAGCCCCGTCACTCCGGAAGTCCACAACACGTTCAGCGCCGTCCACGCGGACGCGAGTGCCAGCAGCCTTGCGCAGAGAAGCCAGTCAGTCCCCTTGACCGTCATGATGCAGACTGCTTTCCCGCCTCCTCAGAAGCAGGCGAATTCCAAGAAGATAACAAATGTCTTGCTGAACAAGCTCGATTCGGATAACGATGACGCGGTGAGGGGCCTGGGGATCAACAACATGCCCTCCAACTACACAGCCAGGATGAACCTGACCCAGATTTTAGAAACTTCCTCTTCCACGTTTCCGAGTGCCAACGGCCAGAACGTGCTCAGCCCCAGCCCTTCGGTTTTCGAATTCCAAACACCAAGTTACCTCACGAAGAGCAGCAGCGCCGATCACATCCCTTTCGCTCCCGGAGATAGCCAAGCACAATCAGagcctctggaggaggaggaggagcagcagcagcaacagctggatTTCAGCAGCACCGTGAAAGACTTCCTGGGTGAGGGCAGCCTCCAGAGCAGCCAGCAGCTGGCCAACCAGGTGGCTTCTGATCTCAGCAACGTGGCCTCCGTCTTCTCCAATGACATCAGGTTGGCTTCTGAGCTCTCGGGCAGCATTAACGATTTGAACACGCTGGACGCAAACCTGCTCTTTGACCCAGCTCACCAGCAGGGCCAGGACGATGAAGCAACACTGGAAGAATTAAAGAACGACCCCTTGTTCCAGCAGATCTGCAACGAGTCCATTAACTCAATGACTTCGGCAGGTTTCGACTGGATGGAGAGCAAGGACCATCCTGCTGTTGAAATGTTGGgttga
- the RFX7 gene encoding DNA-binding protein RFX7 isoform X2 produces the protein MHAFSWIRNTLEEHPETSLPKQEVYDEYKSYCDNLGYHPLSAADFGKIMKNVFPNMKARRLGTRGKSKYCYSGLRKKAFVQMPTLPNLDFHKTADGLEGAESSGHLQSADEEVVSAACQLVCQWAQKVLSQPFDSVLDLARYLVKSHYIGTKSMAALTVMAGAPAGIKGIPQPSAFVPTAESNSFQPQVKTLPSPVDAKQQLQRKIQKKQQEQKLQSPLPGESPAKKVEGTTSNGVTSLSNGSPAILSPQPIGIVVAAVPSPITVPRTRQLVTSPSPVGSADGKVLPLNVQVVTQHMQSVKQSPKTPQNVPASPVGDRSARHRYPQILPKPANTSALTIRSPTTVLFTSSPIKTVVPAQHMNVVKMTTISLAPSSSSAGSTPVKHTPSVVSGSGAADELRTVPQIQNGSVVSLQSPGPKAGGSGGAAAGGLAPSASSVEVKMEPEAALEEAVLRCQENSDASKVAKVAPSTSVGQQRKGEAELWKGQAEEVRGEGKCVQGCDQRAEEAGRKSLAQPTESRPVPTLEISPGTITPSIAMQTFSGTSIPVPPSGDKVCAKSPRKRLPSAFTDSQGPPVKKLSVGQVSAASTEAPKAGGVKKVQQRVVAVAKSEGAAALVQVPGKVTIKVHSAVPSSLVTSCPLDADLVLDSSDPTLGQQLADSSSDIKVKLEGNVFVLESSSQPSDGFSPNIWQHLAKSSDFAPLNCEQQPLQEDVGVMALAEHAGGSEALPKSVWEPVHFEGLQQAAAYGQQVQSQGPEPSLEQQLQAQAPSQLALQPELKEFEDAASQSNENFFSFDDDLTQDSIVEELVLMEEQMSMNSSHLYGSSLGMALQSQGAAQGAPLSSHASSAHFYHPIHNSGTPVHTPTPTPTPTPTPTPTPTSELIAGSQGVSRESPCSRMAQTTPVDSALGSSRHTPIGTPHSNCSSSVPPSPVECRNPFAFTPISSSMAYHDASIVSSSPVKPMQRPMATHPDKTKLEWMNAGYSGVSNPPVSSHGILPSYQELVEDRFRKPHAFAVPGQSYQSQPRHHDAHFGRVTPVSPISSAGSKQEGFAVPAPLDGKGAGSSHNSSFRCRSVSPAVHRQRNLSGNTACPAGNVLRSSTTTAATAAPFGSPVTPEVHNTFSAVHADASASSLAQRSQSVPLTVMMQTAFPPPQKQANSKKITNVLLNKLDSDNDDAVRGLGINNMPSNYTARMNLTQILETSSSTFPSANGQNVLSPSPSVFEFQTPSYLTKSSSADHIPFAPGDSQAQSEPLEEEEEQQQQQLDFSSTVKDFLGEGSLQSSQQLANQVASDLSNVASVFSNDIRLASELSGSINDLNTLDANLLFDPAHQQGQDDEATLEELKNDPLFQQICNESINSMTSAGFDWMESKDHPAVEMLG, from the exons GAGCTATTGTGACAATCTTGGATACCATCCGTTAAGTGCTGCTGACTTTGGGAAGATCATGAAGAATGTCTTCCCCAACATGAAGGCTCGCCGTCTAGGCACAAGAGGAAAATCAAA gtaTTGCTATAGTGGACTTCGGAAGAAAGCTTTTGTGCAGATGCCGACACTCCCCAACCTTGACTTCCACAAAACTGCCGATGGG ctgGAAGGGGCAGAGTCCTCTGGGCACCTGCAGAGTGCCGACGAAGAGGTGGTGTCAGCTGCCTGCCAGCTGGTCTGCCAGTGGGCCCAGAAAGTGCTGAGCCAGCCCTTTGATTCCGTCTTGGATCTGGCCCGCTACCTGGTCAAAAGCCACTACATAGGCACTAAATCAATGGCAGCTTTAACTGTGATGGCTGGTGCCCCGGCAG GAATCAAAGGGATCCCCCAGCCTTCGGCTTTTGTCCCAACCGCGGAGAGCAATTCCTTCCAGCCCCAGGTGAAGACTCTGCCCTCCCCAGTTGatgcaaagcagcagctgcagcggaagatccagaagaagcagcaggaacagAAGCTGCAGTCGCCTTTGCCAGGAGAGTCCCCGGCCAAGAAGGTGGAGGGCACCACCAGCAATGGGGTCACCAGCCTTTCCAATGGGAGCCCAGCCATCTTGTCTCCTCAGCCCATTGGCATTGTCGTGGCTGCTGTTCCCAGCCCTATAACG GTGCCGAGGACCCGGCAGTTGGTGACGTCGCCTAGTCCTGTGGGTTCAGCCGATGGCAAAGTTCTCCCGCTCAACGTCCAAGTGGTCACCCAGCATATGCAGTCGGTCAAGCAGTCACCAAAGACCCCCCAGAATGTTCCCGCCAGCCCTGTGGGTGATCGTTCTGCCAGGCACCGCTACCCTCAGATCCTGCCCAAGCCTGCCAACACCAGTGCCCTCACCATCCGATCCCCAACGACAGTGCTGTTCACAAGCAGCCCCATCAAGACCGTTGTCCCGGCTCAGCACATGAACGTGGTGAAAATGACCACCATCTCCCTCGCTCCGAGCAGTAGCAGCGCCGGCAGCACGCCGGTCAAGCACACGCCTTCAGTTGTCAGCGGTTCCGGAGCAGCCGATGAGCTGAGGACTGTCCCCCAGATTCAGAATGGGTCCGTCGTTTCGCTTCAGTCTCCAGGGCCCAAAGCTGGTGGCagcggaggagcagcagcaggaggcttggCTCCCTCTGCGTCTTCAGTTGAGGTCAAAATGGAGCCAGAGGCAGCTCTGGAGGAAGCAGTGCTGCGGTGCCAAGAGAACTCAGACGCCTCTAAAGTTGCAAAGGTGGCTCCGAGCACCTCAGTTGGGCAGCAGAGGAAAGGTGAAGCAGAACTGTGGAAAGGTCAAGCCGAGGAGGTCCGCGGAGAAGGGAAATGTGTCCAGGGCTGTGACCAGAGAGCCGAGGAAGCAGGAAGGAAAAGCCTTGCTCAGCCCACTGAATCCCGCCCCGTTCCCACATTGGAGATCAGTCCTGGCACAATCACTCCCTCGATTGCTATGCAGACCTTCTCTGGCACCAGCATCCCTGTGCCTCCCAGTGGTGACAAAGTGTGTGCTAAAAGCCCAAGGAAGCGGCTGCCATCTGCCTTTACAGACTCCCAAGGCCCCCCAGTCAAGAAGCTCTCTGTGGGGCAGGTCTCTGCAGCCAGCACAGAAGCCCCAAAAGCGGGAGGTGTGAAGAAAGTGCAGCAGAGAGTGGTGGCTGTGGCCAAGAGCGAAGGGGCTGCAGCACTTGTGCAGGTGCCTGGCAAGGTGACCATCAAAGTCCATTCTGCGGTGCCCAGCAGCTTAGTGACCTCTTGCCCCCTGGACGCCGACCTTGTTCTTGACTCCAGCGATCCCACATTAGGGCAGCAGCTGGCAGACTCCTCTTCAGACATCAAagtgaagttggaagggaacgTGTTTGTCTTAGAAAGCAGTTCTCAGCCCAGTGACGGCTTTAGCCCCAACATATGGCAGCATCTTGCAAAGAGCTCCGACTTTGCCCCCCTGAACTGCGAGCAGCAGCCGCTGCAGGAGGACGTCGGTGTTATGGCTCTTGCGGAACACGCTGGCGGCTCGGAGGCCTTGCCGAAGTCTGTCTGGGAGCCAGTGCACTTCGAAGGGCTCCAGCAGGCAGCTGCCTACGGCCAGCAGGTGCAGAGCCAGGGGCCAGAgccctctctggagcagcagctgcaagCGCAGGCGCCAAGCCAGTTAGCTTTGCAGCCAGAGCTCAAGGAGTTTGAGGATGCCGCCTCGCAGTCCAACGAGAACTTCTTCTCCTTTGACGACGACCTGACCCAGGACAGCATCGTGGAGGAGCTGGTGCTCATGGAGGAGCAGATGTCCATGAACAGCTCTCACCTGTACGGGAGCTCCCTGGGCATGGCCCTCCAGAGCCAGGGGGCGGCCCagggggcacccctgtcctcTCACGCGAGCAGCGCCCACTTCTACCACCCGATCCACAACAGCGGCACCCCTGTCCACACCCCAACTCCCACGCCCACCCCGACACCTACTCCCACGCCCACTCCGACGTCCGAACTCATTGCGGGATCGCAGGGCGTGTCGCGAGAGAGCCCCTGCTCCAGGATGGCGCAGACAACGCCCGTCGACAGTGCCCTGGGGAGCAGCCGGCACACGCCCATCGGCACGCCCCATTCCAACTGCAGCAGCAGCGTCCCGCCGAGCCCCGTGGAATGCAGGAACCCCTTTGCCTTCacgcccatcagctccagcatggCCTACCATGACGCTAGCATCGTCTCCAGCAGCCCCGTCAAGCCCATGCAGCGGCCCATGGCCACGCACCCCGACAAAACCAAGCTGGAGTGGATGAACGCCGGGTACAGCGGAGTGAGCAACCCGCCCGTCTCCAGCCATGGGATCCTCCCGAGCTACCAGGAGCTGGTGGAAGACCGCTTCAGGAAGCCCCACGCCTTTGCCGTCCCCGGCCAGTCCTACCAGTCTCAGCCGCGGCACCACGACGCCCATTTTGGCCGCGTGACTCCCGTCTCTCCCATCAGCAGCGCCGGCAGCAAGCAGGAGGGCTTCGCTGTGCCTGCGCCCCTCGACGGCAAAGGGGCGGGTTCCTCCCACAACAGCAGCTTCAGGTGCCGGAGCGTCAGCCCTGCCGTCCACCGCCAGCGCAATCTCAGTGGGAACACCGCTTGCCCTGCTGGCAATGTGCTGCGCTCCAGCACGACGACGGCCGCGACCGCAGCGCCCTTCGGCAGCCCCGTCACTCCGGAAGTCCACAACACGTTCAGCGCCGTCCACGCGGACGCGAGTGCCAGCAGCCTTGCGCAGAGAAGCCAGTCAGTCCCCTTGACCGTCATGATGCAGACTGCTTTCCCGCCTCCTCAGAAGCAGGCGAATTCCAAGAAGATAACAAATGTCTTGCTGAACAAGCTCGATTCGGATAACGATGACGCGGTGAGGGGCCTGGGGATCAACAACATGCCCTCCAACTACACAGCCAGGATGAACCTGACCCAGATTTTAGAAACTTCCTCTTCCACGTTTCCGAGTGCCAACGGCCAGAACGTGCTCAGCCCCAGCCCTTCGGTTTTCGAATTCCAAACACCAAGTTACCTCACGAAGAGCAGCAGCGCCGATCACATCCCTTTCGCTCCCGGAGATAGCCAAGCACAATCAGagcctctggaggaggaggaggagcagcagcagcaacagctggatTTCAGCAGCACCGTGAAAGACTTCCTGGGTGAGGGCAGCCTCCAGAGCAGCCAGCAGCTGGCCAACCAGGTGGCTTCTGATCTCAGCAACGTGGCCTCCGTCTTCTCCAATGACATCAGGTTGGCTTCTGAGCTCTCGGGCAGCATTAACGATTTGAACACGCTGGACGCAAACCTGCTCTTTGACCCAGCTCACCAGCAGGGCCAGGACGATGAAGCAACACTGGAAGAATTAAAGAACGACCCCTTGTTCCAGCAGATCTGCAACGAGTCCATTAACTCAATGACTTCGGCAGGTTTCGACTGGATGGAGAGCAAGGACCATCCTGCTGTTGAAATGTTGGgttga